One Streptomyces sp. RerS4 DNA segment encodes these proteins:
- a CDS encoding nucleotide disphospho-sugar-binding domain-containing protein, translated as MRVLFVVTPVAGHLSPLTPLAWALRDAGHEVLVAGQPDVLPTAAAAGLHAVGVGDPFGMDEMLLDRLPAGRRLLQSWGRAPDVALAADFARSWAAHNTTVLPAYLDLARGFRPDLIVGDILEFTSLVLGGVLGVPVVHHRWGVDPLGDPTLLQAREAHRALCASVGLPALPEPDLLLDPCPPSLQLPGIRAASPIRHLHSHGNGTLPPWLPAHWAAENARTPAERTPTVLVSLGRSTLKLNGAPLFRSVLAAFGELPGTRALATVDAAHRQELGPLPPNVRLIDHTPLHMLFRISDAVVHHGGAGTSMSASYAGLPQLVLPQLADTFASAERLVHAGAALSLDTAAEQDDPATIARALSALLTEPHHARAARRLRTEMEAMPTPTRVVTDLERLVRDRDRAAATPHREEAHA; from the coding sequence ATGCGCGTCCTCTTCGTCGTCACGCCCGTCGCCGGCCACCTCTCCCCGCTCACCCCCCTGGCCTGGGCACTGCGCGACGCGGGGCACGAGGTCCTGGTGGCGGGCCAACCCGACGTCCTGCCCACCGCGGCCGCGGCAGGCCTGCACGCCGTCGGCGTAGGCGATCCGTTCGGCATGGACGAGATGCTGCTCGACCGCCTCCCGGCCGGCCGCCGGCTCCTCCAGTCCTGGGGCCGGGCCCCCGACGTCGCCCTCGCGGCCGACTTCGCCCGCTCCTGGGCGGCGCACAACACCACCGTCCTGCCCGCCTACCTGGACCTCGCCCGAGGGTTTCGCCCCGACCTGATCGTCGGCGACATCCTGGAGTTCACCTCGCTCGTCCTGGGCGGCGTCCTCGGCGTACCGGTCGTCCACCACCGCTGGGGCGTCGACCCGTTGGGCGACCCCACCCTGCTCCAGGCCCGCGAAGCCCACCGCGCGCTCTGCGCGAGCGTGGGCCTGCCCGCACTGCCGGAACCCGACCTGCTCCTCGACCCCTGCCCGCCCTCCCTGCAACTGCCCGGCATCCGGGCCGCCTCACCCATCCGCCACCTGCACTCCCACGGCAACGGCACCCTGCCCCCCTGGCTCCCCGCGCACTGGGCCGCCGAGAACGCCCGGACCCCGGCGGAGCGCACCCCCACGGTCCTCGTCTCCCTGGGCCGCAGCACCCTCAAGCTCAACGGGGCACCCCTCTTCCGCTCCGTCCTCGCAGCCTTCGGAGAACTCCCCGGCACCCGGGCACTGGCCACCGTGGACGCCGCCCACCGACAGGAACTGGGCCCGCTCCCGCCCAACGTCCGGCTGATCGACCACACCCCGCTCCACATGCTGTTCCGGATCAGCGACGCGGTCGTCCACCACGGCGGCGCCGGAACGTCCATGAGCGCGAGCTACGCCGGCCTGCCCCAACTCGTGCTGCCGCAACTGGCCGACACGTTCGCGAGCGCCGAGAGGCTCGTCCACGCGGGCGCCGCCCTCTCACTCGACACGGCCGCGGAGCAGGACGACCCCGCGACGATCGCCCGCGCCCTGTCCGCTCTGCTGACCGAGCCCCACCACGCGCGGGCCGCCCGACGCCTGCGGACCGAGATGGAGGCGATGCCCACCCCCACCCGCGTGGTCACCGACCTGGAACGTCTGGTCCGCGACCGGGACCGCGCGGCCGCCACGCCCCACCGAGAAGAGGCACACGCATGA
- a CDS encoding NAD(P)-dependent oxidoreductase has protein sequence MTTAPRPHDASAPRPRVVVLGGTGFLGRHLATAFRATGADVVSLARTPPRDARPHDTGAEASRFVAADLLDSGPDRLRELFTTLAPDIVVNAAGAVWRVSPDRMRRTNADLVTDLVAALRDLPAPPLLIQLGSIHEYGLTGTGAGFTEQDTPAPVNDYGRAKLRATRTVLDAARGGALDGVVLRLANVVGPDAPAGSLLGDIAAHLERYAHDPAGVGPELLVNPLRAERDFVDVTDVAAAVLAVARAERADVRGRVLNIGSGRAVRAGLLVERLVELSGLPVRLVERDGAAATRSDADRQLMDLSLAGALLGWQPRVHLDESLLSLLKTT, from the coding sequence GTGACCACCGCACCCCGCCCCCACGACGCGAGCGCGCCCCGACCCCGCGTCGTCGTCCTCGGCGGCACCGGCTTCCTCGGCCGCCACCTCGCCACCGCCTTCCGCGCCACCGGCGCCGACGTCGTCTCCCTCGCCCGGACCCCACCCCGCGACGCGCGGCCCCACGACACCGGCGCCGAAGCCTCCCGCTTCGTCGCGGCCGACCTCCTCGACTCCGGGCCCGACCGGCTGCGCGAGCTGTTCACCACCCTCGCCCCCGACATCGTCGTCAACGCCGCCGGCGCGGTCTGGCGGGTCTCACCCGACCGGATGCGCCGCACCAACGCCGACCTCGTCACGGACCTGGTCGCGGCCCTGCGCGACCTCCCGGCGCCGCCGCTGCTGATCCAACTCGGCAGCATCCACGAATACGGCCTCACGGGCACCGGCGCCGGATTCACCGAGCAGGACACACCCGCCCCCGTCAACGACTACGGCCGAGCCAAACTGCGGGCCACCCGGACCGTACTGGACGCGGCCCGCGGCGGCGCCCTCGACGGGGTTGTCCTGCGACTGGCCAACGTCGTCGGCCCCGACGCCCCGGCCGGCAGCCTCCTCGGTGACATCGCCGCCCACCTGGAGCGCTACGCCCACGACCCCGCCGGCGTCGGCCCCGAACTCCTCGTCAACCCCCTGCGCGCGGAGCGCGACTTCGTCGACGTCACCGATGTCGCGGCGGCCGTGCTCGCCGTCGCCCGCGCCGAGCGCGCCGACGTCCGCGGCCGGGTCCTCAACATCGGCAGCGGGCGCGCCGTCCGCGCCGGCCTCCTGGTCGAACGGCTCGTCGAACTCAGTGGCCTGCCCGTACGCCTCGTCGAGCGCGACGGCGCCGCCGCCACCCGCTCCGACGCGGACCGCCAGCTGATGGACCTCTCCCTCGCCGGCGCCCTGCTGGGCTGGCAGCCGCGAGTCCACCTCGACGAGTCGCTCCTGAGCCTGCTGAAGACCACCTGA
- a CDS encoding activator-dependent family glycosyltransferase, with the protein MRVLFAVFPAIAHVQPIVPLAWALQNAGHEVRVAIHPDATHLVTDAGLPAVPLGARHKLAGVVEFNSNYDRLDTLDDGLSLDSEDGRRWEAQWEMMRNVLSVYNPVLPDLVDLTRRWKPDLVVWDPFCVAAGVAAAVGGAAHARFLWGRDNVAWLRAKSLEHQAAQGLAPEDDPLSAMMSGLLAPYGLKYEEEHLLGQWTIDPMPAGLRLPLDLPYIGVRRIPYNGAAALPAWVHEPPARPRVCLTLGVGGRGRQLFRESGTSFARVVEAIAGLDVELVATVGAGERDSLGEVPDNVRLVDYLPLSQLLPTCSAIIHHGGGGTFAASVASRVPQLVTPMPFWGEAATARYVQDSGAGLVLTHDEFTPEALRTALSRLLDEPSFQDGAASLHREMRDTPSPADLVPVLEELTARHRG; encoded by the coding sequence ATGCGCGTACTGTTCGCCGTCTTTCCCGCCATCGCCCACGTCCAGCCGATCGTCCCGCTCGCCTGGGCCCTGCAGAACGCCGGGCACGAGGTACGGGTGGCGATCCACCCCGACGCCACGCACCTCGTCACCGACGCCGGACTGCCGGCCGTCCCACTCGGCGCCCGACACAAACTCGCGGGCGTCGTGGAGTTCAACTCCAATTACGACCGCCTCGACACCCTCGACGACGGTCTGTCCCTGGACTCCGAGGACGGACGCCGCTGGGAAGCCCAGTGGGAGATGATGCGCAACGTCCTGTCCGTCTACAACCCGGTCCTTCCCGACCTGGTCGACCTCACCCGCCGCTGGAAGCCGGACCTGGTCGTCTGGGACCCGTTCTGCGTCGCGGCGGGGGTCGCCGCCGCCGTCGGTGGAGCCGCCCACGCCCGCTTCCTGTGGGGCCGCGACAACGTCGCCTGGCTGCGCGCCAAGTCACTCGAACACCAGGCCGCCCAGGGCCTCGCACCGGAGGACGACCCCCTGTCGGCGATGATGTCCGGCCTGCTGGCGCCGTACGGCCTGAAGTACGAGGAGGAGCACCTCCTCGGCCAGTGGACCATCGACCCCATGCCCGCCGGGCTGCGCCTGCCGCTGGACCTGCCCTACATCGGCGTGCGCCGGATCCCCTACAACGGGGCGGCCGCCCTGCCCGCATGGGTGCACGAGCCGCCCGCGCGCCCGCGGGTCTGCCTCACGCTCGGCGTCGGCGGTCGGGGCCGTCAGCTCTTCCGCGAGAGCGGAACCTCCTTCGCCCGGGTGGTGGAGGCCATCGCCGGACTGGACGTGGAACTCGTGGCCACGGTGGGCGCCGGCGAGCGCGACTCGCTCGGCGAGGTACCCGACAACGTCCGACTCGTGGACTACCTGCCCCTCAGCCAACTGCTGCCGACCTGCTCCGCGATCATCCACCACGGCGGCGGCGGCACCTTCGCGGCCTCCGTCGCGAGCCGTGTACCGCAGTTGGTGACACCGATGCCGTTCTGGGGCGAGGCCGCCACCGCCCGGTACGTCCAGGACAGTGGCGCCGGACTGGTCCTCACCCACGACGAGTTCACCCCCGAGGCCCTGCGCACGGCCCTGTCGCGCCTCCTCGACGAGCCCTCCTTCCAGGACGGCGCGGCGTCCCTCCACCGCGAGATGCGGGACACCCCGTCGCCCGCCGACCTCGTACCGGTCCTGGAAGAACTCACCGCACGCCACCGCGGCTGA
- a CDS encoding NAD(P)H-dependent oxidoreductase translates to MSVQSPRLAFIVGSNRPGRFGHTVASWFLDRATTYGYRDIDVIDLAEADLPTVLGGPDAPRPPAVEALARRIDAADAFVVVTPEYNHSFPAPLKNAIDWFRHEWYAKPVGFVSYGGISGGLRAVEQLRLVFSELHATTVRDGVSFHRAWEQFDEEGAPRDRAGCDGAAKIMLDQLDWWAKALGEARAKRPYAS, encoded by the coding sequence ATGTCAGTGCAGTCCCCCCGGCTCGCCTTCATCGTGGGCAGCAACCGCCCTGGGCGCTTCGGCCACACCGTGGCCTCGTGGTTCCTCGACCGGGCCACGACGTACGGCTACCGGGACATCGACGTGATCGACCTGGCCGAGGCCGACCTGCCCACCGTGCTCGGCGGACCCGACGCGCCCAGGCCCCCCGCCGTCGAGGCCCTGGCCCGCAGGATCGACGCGGCCGACGCGTTCGTCGTGGTGACGCCGGAGTACAACCACAGCTTCCCCGCCCCGTTGAAGAACGCGATCGACTGGTTTCGCCACGAGTGGTACGCCAAGCCGGTCGGCTTCGTCTCCTACGGAGGCATCTCGGGCGGCCTGCGCGCCGTCGAACAACTGCGCCTGGTCTTCAGCGAACTGCACGCCACCACCGTCCGCGACGGAGTGAGCTTCCACCGGGCCTGGGAGCAGTTCGACGAGGAAGGCGCCCCGCGGGACCGCGCCGGCTGTGACGGCGCCGCGAAGATCATGCTCGACCAGCTCGACTGGTGGGCGAAAGCACTCGGCGAGGCCCGCGCGAAGCGGCCGTACGCGTCGTGA
- a CDS encoding hydrolase — translation MPDTETGALSAAARELALLAGDHAARQDEERRLDPDVMKAVVAGGFARHFVPRVHGGTGGTFAELNEALTTVAASCAATAWSASIVAGVGRMAGFLPAEGSARLWKDGPDTVVVGSLAPLGRASAAPGGWTLSGTWPSISVVDHCDWALLRAVIPAGEGTALRVFAVPRSAFGVKDTWASTGMRATGSNTVVVEEAFVPDELTFAGEDLFQGRPCHSTELFHTVPLQAVNGLFFAGPALGAARGALAHWSGYATEKFRKAPPAAGPQGLSRSVYAEALARSSGELDAAGLLIERAASVADRGADVTALEAARNGRDCSLSVQMAVSSVNRVFAAAGTGGHSTHSPLQRFWRDVNSAATHIGLQFEPAAHAYAEQVARSVS, via the coding sequence ATGCCCGACACGGAAACCGGCGCGCTGAGCGCTGCCGCACGCGAGCTCGCCCTCCTGGCAGGAGACCACGCGGCCCGCCAGGACGAGGAACGACGCCTGGACCCGGACGTGATGAAGGCCGTCGTCGCCGGCGGCTTCGCCCGGCACTTCGTCCCGCGCGTTCACGGAGGCACGGGCGGTACCTTCGCCGAGCTGAACGAGGCCCTGACCACGGTGGCCGCCTCCTGCGCGGCCACCGCCTGGAGCGCCTCCATCGTCGCCGGCGTCGGACGCATGGCGGGCTTCCTGCCCGCCGAGGGGTCCGCGCGGCTCTGGAAGGACGGGCCCGACACCGTGGTGGTCGGCTCCCTGGCCCCGTTGGGCCGGGCGAGCGCTGCGCCGGGCGGCTGGACCCTTTCGGGCACCTGGCCGTCGATCAGCGTCGTCGACCACTGCGACTGGGCCCTGCTGCGGGCCGTGATCCCCGCCGGCGAGGGCACCGCGCTGCGGGTCTTCGCCGTCCCGAGGAGCGCCTTCGGGGTCAAGGACACCTGGGCGAGCACCGGCATGCGCGCGACGGGCAGCAATACCGTCGTCGTGGAGGAGGCCTTCGTGCCCGACGAACTGACCTTCGCGGGGGAGGACCTGTTCCAGGGCCGGCCGTGCCATTCGACGGAGCTCTTCCACACCGTTCCCCTCCAGGCGGTCAACGGGCTGTTCTTCGCGGGTCCGGCCCTGGGCGCCGCACGCGGCGCGCTCGCCCACTGGTCCGGCTACGCCACCGAGAAGTTCCGCAAGGCCCCGCCCGCGGCGGGGCCCCAGGGACTGAGCCGCAGCGTGTACGCGGAGGCACTGGCCCGCTCCTCCGGAGAGCTCGACGCCGCCGGACTCCTGATCGAACGGGCCGCCTCGGTCGCCGACCGCGGCGCGGACGTCACGGCCCTGGAGGCCGCGCGCAACGGACGCGACTGCTCGCTCTCGGTGCAAATGGCCGTGAGCTCGGTCAACCGGGTCTTCGCCGCGGCGGGTACCGGGGGGCACTCCACGCACTCCCCGCTCCAGCGCTTCTGGCGGGACGTCAACTCCGCGGCCACCCACATCGGCCTCCAGTTCGAGCCCGCCGCCCACGCCTACGCCGAACAGGTGGCCCGCTCGGTCTCCTGA
- a CDS encoding FAD-binding protein translates to MTTRRRFLGSVAMATGIVAGFTGATLPARAAGLDEIETGAPGSRPVPAPEVVVRPGDPRYAELSTRGHNTRFVSTADEIWLVHCPAQVEKAVNQAIRGNQRITVRGGGHCFDGLVGDPQYRLLVDTSEMNAVTFDPWMNAFAVESGATLGHVYKTLYEGWGVTLPGGVCPEVGVGGHVSGGGYGPLSRRYGLSVDHLYAVEVVVAGANGLARTVVATSRPDDPHRDLWWAHTGAGGGQFGIVTKYWFRTPGATGRPGSLLPKPPATVRKAIVAWPWAQMQEANFTRLVMNHGAWHAANSSVSSPYATMHSSLQISPWFVGTINLDVTLDATRGDAQSLLDGYVAALSAGVGVQPTVTVKDLGWVEAATTPTLGYGQYSRHKSMGGYMRKPYTAAQVAQMYRAMSDPEHWGIGLIYLAAYGGKINTVSSSATAVAQRDSILKFWYSCNWEFPGQDEAEVQWVRDLHHAIHADTGGFPVPGAQTDGLYINYPDVDTQDPSVNTTGVPWSTLYHKGNYPRLQRVKKTYDPNDVFRHALSVKPA, encoded by the coding sequence ATGACGACACGACGCCGCTTCCTCGGCTCCGTCGCGATGGCGACCGGCATCGTCGCCGGTTTCACCGGCGCGACCCTGCCCGCACGGGCGGCGGGACTCGACGAGATCGAGACCGGGGCGCCCGGCTCTCGTCCGGTGCCCGCCCCCGAAGTGGTCGTGCGCCCGGGGGATCCGCGGTACGCGGAGCTCTCCACGCGCGGTCACAACACCCGCTTCGTCTCCACCGCCGACGAGATCTGGCTCGTGCACTGCCCGGCACAGGTCGAGAAGGCCGTGAACCAGGCGATCCGCGGCAACCAGCGGATCACGGTCCGCGGTGGCGGGCACTGCTTCGACGGTCTCGTCGGCGATCCCCAGTACCGCCTCCTCGTCGACACCTCGGAGATGAACGCGGTCACCTTCGACCCCTGGATGAACGCCTTCGCGGTCGAGTCCGGTGCCACCCTGGGCCACGTGTACAAGACCCTGTACGAGGGCTGGGGCGTCACGCTCCCGGGCGGTGTCTGCCCCGAGGTGGGCGTCGGCGGCCACGTGTCCGGCGGCGGGTACGGCCCGCTGTCGCGACGCTACGGGCTCTCCGTGGACCACCTGTACGCGGTCGAGGTCGTCGTCGCCGGGGCCAACGGCCTCGCGCGCACCGTCGTCGCCACCAGCCGTCCGGACGACCCCCACCGGGACCTGTGGTGGGCTCACACCGGCGCCGGTGGCGGCCAGTTCGGCATCGTCACCAAGTACTGGTTCCGCACGCCGGGCGCGACCGGCAGGCCGGGATCGCTGCTGCCCAAGCCCCCGGCGACCGTACGCAAGGCGATCGTCGCCTGGCCGTGGGCACAGATGCAGGAGGCCAACTTCACCCGACTGGTGATGAACCACGGCGCCTGGCACGCGGCGAACAGCTCGGTCTCCTCCCCCTACGCGACGATGCACAGCTCGCTGCAGATCAGCCCCTGGTTCGTGGGCACGATCAATCTGGACGTCACCCTGGACGCCACGCGCGGCGACGCGCAGAGCCTCCTGGACGGCTATGTCGCCGCCCTGTCCGCCGGAGTCGGCGTCCAGCCGACGGTCACCGTCAAGGACCTCGGCTGGGTCGAGGCCGCCACGACCCCCACGCTCGGCTACGGCCAGTACTCCCGCCACAAGTCGATGGGCGGGTACATGCGCAAGCCCTACACAGCCGCCCAGGTGGCGCAGATGTACCGGGCCATGAGCGACCCGGAACACTGGGGCATCGGCCTGATCTACCTGGCCGCCTACGGCGGAAAGATCAACACGGTGTCCTCGTCCGCGACGGCGGTCGCGCAGCGCGACTCGATCCTCAAGTTCTGGTACTCGTGCAACTGGGAGTTCCCGGGCCAGGACGAGGCCGAGGTGCAGTGGGTCCGCGACCTGCACCACGCGATCCACGCCGACACCGGCGGCTTCCCGGTCCCGGGCGCCCAGACGGACGGCCTCTACATCAACTATCCCGACGTGGACACCCAGGACCCGTCGGTGAACACGACGGGAGTGCCGTGGTCGACCCTGTACCACAAGGGCAACTACCCCCGGCTCCAGCGGGTCAAGAAGACGTACGATCCGAACGACGTGTTCCGCCACGCCCTCTCGGTGAAGCCCGCCTGA
- a CDS encoding NADH:flavin oxidoreductase, with the protein MNAQSPAAYRTELLDRPFSLGRLTVRNRIAMAPMTREFSPGGVPGPNVARYYARRAAGRVGLVITEGTYVGHASAGTSGNVPRFHGDDALAGWARVADAVHAEGGAVIPQLWHVGMGRVPGTPPVPQAPAVGPSGVPLAGPGEGRSMTRSDIDDVITAFAVAAAAAEANNFDGIEIHGAHGYLIDQFLWSHTNRREDGYGGPIAARTRFAAEIVAACRQAVSPDFPILFRMSQWKVENYQARLAETPQELEAYLTPLAEAGVDAFHCSTRRFWLPEFEGSDLNLAGWAKKLSGKATITVGSVGLDNEFLDVLKGERGGVTQNLDGLLERLERDEFDMVAVGRALLGDPEWAAKILSGRTDELTPVGPEKFATLH; encoded by the coding sequence TTGAACGCTCAGAGCCCGGCCGCCTACCGCACGGAGCTGCTCGACCGGCCCTTCTCCCTGGGCCGGCTGACCGTGCGGAACCGGATCGCGATGGCGCCCATGACCCGCGAGTTCTCCCCCGGAGGCGTCCCCGGCCCGAACGTGGCGCGGTACTACGCCCGCCGCGCGGCCGGCCGGGTCGGCCTGGTCATCACCGAGGGGACCTACGTCGGCCACGCGTCGGCGGGCACCAGCGGCAACGTCCCCCGCTTCCACGGAGACGACGCACTCGCCGGCTGGGCCCGGGTCGCCGACGCCGTCCACGCCGAAGGCGGCGCCGTCATCCCGCAGCTGTGGCACGTCGGCATGGGACGGGTCCCCGGCACACCGCCCGTGCCCCAGGCGCCGGCCGTGGGACCGTCCGGGGTGCCGCTCGCCGGTCCGGGCGAGGGCAGGTCCATGACACGATCCGACATCGACGACGTGATCACCGCCTTCGCGGTGGCCGCCGCCGCGGCCGAGGCCAACAACTTCGACGGCATCGAGATCCACGGCGCCCACGGATACCTCATCGACCAGTTCCTGTGGTCCCACACCAACCGCCGCGAGGACGGCTACGGCGGCCCCATCGCCGCCCGCACCCGCTTCGCGGCCGAGATCGTCGCCGCCTGCCGCCAGGCCGTCTCGCCCGACTTCCCCATTCTCTTCCGGATGTCCCAGTGGAAGGTCGAGAACTACCAGGCGCGGCTCGCCGAGACCCCGCAGGAGCTGGAGGCCTACCTCACCCCCCTCGCCGAGGCCGGCGTCGACGCCTTCCACTGCTCCACGCGCCGCTTCTGGCTCCCCGAGTTCGAAGGCTCCGACCTGAACCTCGCGGGCTGGGCCAAGAAGCTCTCCGGCAAGGCCACCATCACCGTCGGATCGGTCGGACTCGACAACGAGTTCCTCGACGTCCTCAAGGGCGAGCGCGGGGGCGTCACGCAGAACCTCGACGGACTCCTGGAACGCCTGGAGCGCGACGAGTTCGACATGGTCGCCGTGGGACGCGCCCTGCTCGGCGACCCCGAGTGGGCGGCCAAGATCCTCAGCGGCCGGACCGACGAACTCACCCCGGTCGGCCCGGAAAAGTTCGCCACCCTCCACTAG